CCCCCGGTGGCGGTGGCCGGCGAGGTCCTGGTGCGGGAGAACCTGGCCGGGGTGGGGGCCGTCATGGCGCTCATGGACCGCCGGGCGCGAGCCAGGGTGCGGGCCCTGGCCCGGAGCATCACGGTCGTCGAACTGGCGCACGAGCCGGATTTCCAGGCCCGTTTCGTGCGAGCCACCCAGTTCCCGCCCCTGGATGCCAGCGGGTGGCCGGTGACCGCAACCCCGTGACACGGCGCCGCCACCAGGCGGCTGACGGGAGACCGCCGCATGCCGGTATTGGATCAGATGCCCGTCCAGATCGACCCCGTCGCTCTGCTGCGCGCCCTCAACCGCGGCCGGGTGCCGGCCCCGCTGCGGGCGGCGGCCGAACAGGCCGCGGCGCGGGCGGAGAACCTGATCACAGCCGCGGCGCTCTGGGAATGGTTCACGTTGCGCGCCGTGGCGTCTCCCACGGTCTTCGTGGCCCGCGACCCGGTTTCAGATCCGGTGCGCCTGGAAATCGGCCCGAACGCGGATCTGCTGGCCGCCGCGCGCCGCGTGCTGATCGGCGTGCTGACCATCGGCGGGCGCCTGGACGCGGAGGCCCGGCGGCTGCAGCGGGCCGGTGAGCCTTTGGGGGCCTACTTGCTGGACAGCGCCGGGGTGGTCGGCTTGGGCCGGGTGGGCGACCGGCTGCGGGAACTGGCCGAGAGGGCGGCGGCGGAATGCGGCTGGGGTGTGGGGGCGTCCCTCAGCCCCGGCTCCCTGGCGGGCTGGCCGCTCACCGGCCAGCGCGATCTCTGCGCCCTGCTGCCCCTGGAGCGCATCGGGGTGCGCCTCAACGCGGCGGGTATCCTCGTTCCTTTCAAATCCGTGACCAGCGTCATCGGGATCGGCCCGGGCTACACCGGCCGGCGGGTGGGCTCGGTCTGCCACCTGTGCAGCCGCGCTGCGGCCTGCTGGCGCCGGCGGGACGACCCCGCCGCCCGAAGGGAGCCCCCCCTCGTGGGACCCGCGCCGGATGCTTGACCCGCCCCACGGCATGGGGTATAGTTTCCTCGTTTTGCTGACCTGATTCTTTCTTGGTCGTATCCGTCGATATTTCCCTTCGGAAGTTTTTTGATGGGCACATCCCATTGCTGCCGGCCGGCGCCAGGGCGCCGGCCGGCAGCGCTCAGGGCGGCGACCGCCGATGGGCCGGCGGCGGGCGCCTTGCGTTTTTTGCAGCAGTAAAGGGCCCCTGAAAAGAGATCAACGGCAGGAGTGAAAAATGGCTGAAACCGTGAAAATCACCTTTGATGGAAAAACCATCGAGCTGCCCCTGCTCGTGGGAACCGAGGGGGAGCGGGCCATCGATATTTCAAAGCTGCGGGCCGAGACGGGTCTGATCACCTGGGATCCGGGCTTCGCCAACACCGGCAGCTGCTCCAGCGCCATCACGTTCATGGACGGCGAGCGGGGAATTCTGCGCTATCGGGGCATTCCCATCGAGGAGCTTGCCGAGCGCTCCAGCTTCAAGGAGACCGCCTTTCTCCTGGTTCACGGGGTGCTGCCCACGCGCCAGGAACTCAACCGCTTTTCGGTCTTGTTGAACGACCATTCGCTGGTGCACGAGGACATGCAGATCTTCTACCAGAACTATCCGCGCGCCTCGCACCCCATGGGGATTCTCTCCTCGATGGTAAACGCCCTGAGGAGTTTCTACCCGGTGTTGTCCACGATCGAGGAGGAAATCAACATCACGGTGACCCGCCTGCTGTCCAAGGTGAGAACCCTGGCGGCCATGTCCTACAAGATATCCCGCGGCCACAAGGTGGTCTACCCGCGGCCGGACCTGCCCTACTGCGCCAATTTTCTCAACATGATGTTCGACTCGCCGGTAAACCCCTACGCCATCGACGAGGACGTCGTCCGGGCGCTGAGCGTCTTCTGGATCCTGCACGCCGATCATGAGCAGAACTGCTCCACCTCCGCGGTCCGGGTTGTGGGCAGCGGCCGGGTCAACCTCTATGCGGCCATTTCGGCCGGGATCGCGGCCCTCTGGGGGCCGCTGCACGGCGGCGCCAACCAGGCCGTGATCGAGATGCTCTCGATGATCAAGGATGAGGGGGTCAGCATTCGGCGCGTGCTGGAGCGGGCCAAGGACCGCAATGACGCCTTCCGGCTGATGGGCTTCGGCCACCGGGTCTATCGGACCTACGACCCGCGCGCCAAGATCATGAAGAAGATGTGCGACCGGGTGCTCAGAAAGTTCAGCGCCACCGATCCCCTGCTGGACATCGCCCAGGAGCTGGAAGCCGCGGCCCTCGCGGACGATTATTTCGTCGACCACAACCTCTACCCCAACGTCGACTTCTACAGCGGGATCGTGCTGCGGGCCATCGGGATTCCCACCAACATGTTCACCGTGATGTTCGCCATCGGGCGGCTGCCCGGCTGGATCGCCCAGTGGAAGGAAAGCATGGACGACCCCGACTGGCGCTTGTGCCGGCCCCGCCAGCTTTACGTCGGCCCCACGGTGACCCACTACGTGCCCATCGACGAGCGCGGCTGAAGTTTGACAGTTCCGCTAAAAACCCAATTTCCGCGTTGCGCCGCATCTCCAAGTTGCTGCGGCGTAGATAAGTACGCCGCACTCCTCGAGATTTGCGCGCCGTAACTTGGCTTTTTTGCGAAAATGTCTGGTTTTTTACTTTTTAGCGCTTCATCAAGTTTGCCCGGCCGCGTTGGCGCAAGGCGGCGGGTCGGCGCCCGCGCCTACTCGCTGGCCGGCCGGCTCCTGGGCAGCACCAGGTTCAGCAGGACCCCGACGATGCCGGCCAGACCGATGCCGCCGATGGAGAATTTACCGAAGGAGAGGGTCATGCCGCCGATGCCAAAGACCAGGATGAGGGCCACGATGGTGAGGCTGCGGGCCTCGGTCAGGTCCTTGCCGGCGCGCACCAGGCTGTTCAGGCCGACCACCATGATGGCGCCGAAGAGCAGCAGCATGATGCCGCCCATCACGGGGGTGGGGATGGTTTGAAGCAAGGCCCCGACCTTGCCCACGAAGGCCAGCGCCACCGCAAAAATGGCCGCCCAGGTCATCACGGCCGGGTTGTAGATCTTGATCAGGGCGACGGCGCCGGTGACCTCCGAATAGGTGGTGTTGGGCGGGCCCCCCAGCAGCGAGGCCGCCGCCGTGGCGATCCCATCGCCCATCAAGGTGCGGTGGATGCCCGGTTTGCGGAGGTAATTTTCACCGGTGATCGAACCGATGGCCAGGATGTCGCCGAAATGCTCGATGGCCGGTGCGATGGCCACCGGCACGATGTAAAAAATGGCCTGCCAGCTCCACTGGGGAAAGACAAAGGCCGGCATCGCCAGCCAGGGGGCTTGGCCCACCGGCGTGAAGTCCACCAGCCCGAGCGTCAACGATACCCCATAGCCGACCATGATGCCGCAGAGGATGGGGATCAGCCGCAGCATCCCCCGGCCCAGGAGCGACACCGCCACGGTGGTGCCCAGGGAGAGCATGGAGACGATCAGGGCGGTTTTCTGGGGCACCAGCACGAGCGACCCGTCGCCGCTTCTGCCCAGCGCCATGTGCACCGCCACCGGTGCCAGAATCAGGCCAATGACCATGATCACCGGGCCGGTGACCGTCGGCGGCAGGAGCCGCTGCAGCATCTCGCTGCCCTGCCAGCGGACCAGCACGCTCAGAATGACATAGGCACCCCCGGCGGCGGCCAGGCCGCAGAGGGTCGCCGGGATTCCCCATGTCTGGACGCCGTAGATGATCGGGGCGATGAAGGCGAAGGACGACGCCAGGAAGATCGGCACCATCCCCTTGGTGATGAACTGGAAGATCAGGGTGCCGAGCCCGGCGGTGAAAAGCGCGACGTTGGGGTTGAGGCCCGTCAAAAGCGGTACCAGGACCAGGGCCCCGAAAGCCACAAACAGCATTTGGGCCCCCACCAGGCCGTCCCGCAATCGGAATCGGTAAACCGCCACAGCGCTTTTTTCGGCCATGAACGAGCCTCCTTGAAAATCAGGAAAAATGACGACGGCCCAGTAAGCCCGGACCGCGCTGCCCCTGCGCGGCCGGCTGCCATCGCGGGCAGGGTTGCCCAGAGGCGCTATTTGGTGCCGAAAATCTTGTCTCCGGCATCCCCCAGACCCGGCAGGATATATCCGATATCGTTCAGATTGTCATCGATGGCGGCTGTGAAGATCTCAACGTCGGGGTGTTTTTCCTCCAGCCGCCGAATGCCCTCGGGGGCCGCCACCACGAAAAGGCCCTTGATCCTGCGGCAGCCGGCGGCTTTCAGCAGGTCCACGGTCGCGATCAGGGTGCCGCCGGTGGCCAGCATGGGGTCGAGAATCAGCGCGATGCGCTCCTGCATGTTGCTGGCCAGCTTAACATAGTAGTTGACCGGCTCCAGGGTCTCTTCGTTGCGGTAAAATCCCACCACACTGACCTTGGCGGAAGGGATCAGGTCCAGGACCGCATCCATCATTCCCAACCCGGCGCGCAGAATCGGGACGACCGTAATCTTTTTACCCTTGATGCGCTGCACCCGCACCGGACCCGCCCAACCGCGGATGGTGCGGTTGATGGTTTTGAGATCCTTGGTGGCCTCATAGGTCAGCAGGCGCGCAAGCTCCTGGGCCAGGTCACGAAAATCCTTGGTGGACAGGTCTTTTTCGCGCATCAGGCCAAGCTTGTGCTTGATCAGCGGATGGTTGACGACGGTAACGGGCACAGCGGCCTCCTTCCGGTGGCGCCTGCAGTTGCCCACAGGCATTCGTGGCACGCACCGGCGCGGGGGGCTGCTGCGGACCAGGGGCGCCTTGGGGCGGGCGGGAGTGTTTGCGGGACGAAGCAAAATTGCCGGGAACGGGAAGGCCGGGATTTGAATTCAGCGGGCGAGAGGCAAAAACGAAACGACTGCGGCAGCTCAGGTGGCTGTGGGCTGGCTGTATCTCCAAAACGCTCCGCCTTCGGGTTGGCAACCAAAAAGGTGTTTATCGGTGGGGATGCTTGTAAGCAAATTCGCTTGGCATGTCAAGGCCACAGATAAACACCTTTCGGGCGGCCGGCTCTTCTGAAAGCGGTGGTCCGCAGGCTTCGGAGCAAGGGCGGGGCGGGCTAGCGCTCGTAGATGAACGCGCTGTCGTGCTGCGGTTCCAGCTGGCTCAAATCCCCCAGGGGGCGGTCGAAGGTGAACTTGGACGGCACCACCACCATGCTGTGGGCGCACTCGCTGACGTTGCCGCCGGTGAGCGAAAAGGGCAGCGAGACGACGAACAAGGCGGAGCCGGCAACGATCGAGACAAGCCCCAGCGGTCTGACGATCAGGGCATCGGCCCACATGGCTGAGGCGGTGATCTCCTTTTGGTAATTGCTCTCGGCCAGGGCTGCGCCTCCGAGGGGGACCGCCAGCAGGCTGGCGACCACTGCCAGAATGGTAACCGTTCTAAGAAAGCGTTGCATCCGTACCTCCTGTTTTAAAATCCAATAACGGTCTGTCCGTCGGCAACCGGGCTGGTCGGGGTTGAACACCCCATACGATAGGGCTATATATCGGCCGGCATCTTTCCGAGCTTTAACAGGGGATACCCAAGGCTCTCCCCCGACCCGAACCAGAATGGGTGCGCATGTCAAGCCAGCCGCAACCGCAACCCCCGTCTCCGGTGTTCATAGAGGTGGCCGTGGCCCTGCCGGTGCAGCGCACCTACACCTACAGCGTGCCGGCCCTCTATCAGGCCCAGCTTCAGCCCGGAAAACGCACCTTGGTGCCCTTCGGCAGGCGCCGGGTGACCGGCTATGTCCTCGGGGCGCTCGCGCCACCCGAGGATGGCCTGGAGATCAAGGCGGTGCTGGATATCCTGGATGCGCAACCGCTTTTCCCGGCCGCCATGATCCCGTTTTTCAAATGGGTCGCCGACTACTATCTACACCCGCTGGGGGAGGTGATCAAGGCCGCTCTGCCCCAGGGCATCAATCTTTGCGACCGGGCGGTGCTGAGCCTGACCCCCGAGGGACAGGCGGCCCTCGTGCAGAACTCGCTGCCCCCCCTCACCCGGCAGGTGCTGGAAAGGATCGCCCAAAAAGCCTGCCAGCCCAAGGACCTGGGACGCAGCCTGGGGGCCGCGGTTCCCGCGGCGCTGCTGCACTCCCTGAGTGACGCCGGCTGGGTGGCGCGCGCGCGGGTCCTCAAGCGGCCCGCCATCGGCGGCCGGACCGAGCGCTTCGTCACCATCGCCCCGGCCGTCCGCCGAGCGGACCTGACCGGGCTGACCCCCAAGCGGCGTCAGCTTTTCGAGGCGGTGGCCGCCGCCGGTGAAATTTCCTCGGTGCGCCTGGGGGAAATCATGCCCGGCGCCGCCCGGC
This portion of the Desulfobacteraceae bacterium genome encodes:
- a CDS encoding ASKHA domain-containing protein: PPVAVAGEVLVRENLAGVGAVMALMDRRARARVRALARSITVVELAHEPDFQARFVRATQFPPLDASGWPVTATP
- a CDS encoding citrate synthase, with amino-acid sequence MAETVKITFDGKTIELPLLVGTEGERAIDISKLRAETGLITWDPGFANTGSCSSAITFMDGERGILRYRGIPIEELAERSSFKETAFLLVHGVLPTRQELNRFSVLLNDHSLVHEDMQIFYQNYPRASHPMGILSSMVNALRSFYPVLSTIEEEINITVTRLLSKVRTLAAMSYKISRGHKVVYPRPDLPYCANFLNMMFDSPVNPYAIDEDVVRALSVFWILHADHEQNCSTSAVRVVGSGRVNLYAAISAGIAALWGPLHGGANQAVIEMLSMIKDEGVSIRRVLERAKDRNDAFRLMGFGHRVYRTYDPRAKIMKKMCDRVLRKFSATDPLLDIAQELEAAALADDYFVDHNLYPNVDFYSGIVLRAIGIPTNMFTVMFAIGRLPGWIAQWKESMDDPDWRLCRPRQLYVGPTVTHYVPIDERG
- a CDS encoding uracil-xanthine permease family protein; the protein is MAEKSAVAVYRFRLRDGLVGAQMLFVAFGALVLVPLLTGLNPNVALFTAGLGTLIFQFITKGMVPIFLASSFAFIAPIIYGVQTWGIPATLCGLAAAGGAYVILSVLVRWQGSEMLQRLLPPTVTGPVIMVIGLILAPVAVHMALGRSGDGSLVLVPQKTALIVSMLSLGTTVAVSLLGRGMLRLIPILCGIMVGYGVSLTLGLVDFTPVGQAPWLAMPAFVFPQWSWQAIFYIVPVAIAPAIEHFGDILAIGSITGENYLRKPGIHRTLMGDGIATAAASLLGGPPNTTYSEVTGAVALIKIYNPAVMTWAAIFAVALAFVGKVGALLQTIPTPVMGGIMLLLFGAIMVVGLNSLVRAGKDLTEARSLTIVALILVFGIGGMTLSFGKFSIGGIGLAGIVGVLLNLVLPRSRPASE
- the upp gene encoding uracil phosphoribosyltransferase, which codes for MPVTVVNHPLIKHKLGLMREKDLSTKDFRDLAQELARLLTYEATKDLKTINRTIRGWAGPVRVQRIKGKKITVVPILRAGLGMMDAVLDLIPSAKVSVVGFYRNEETLEPVNYYVKLASNMQERIALILDPMLATGGTLIATVDLLKAAGCRRIKGLFVVAAPEGIRRLEEKHPDVEIFTAAIDDNLNDIGYILPGLGDAGDKIFGTK